The Actinomyces lilanjuaniae genome segment CAGGTCGTCGTCAGAGACCGGACGCCCCTGGCAGGCCCGACGGACACCGACCATGACCTTGTCCCTGCTGAACGGCTCTACTGCCCCCGACCGCTTACGCACCGAGAGGCTGGCTGTCTCCAGGGTGGTGAAACGTCGACCGCAGTGCTGGCACTGACGTCGTCGACGTATCGAGGTCCCGTCCTCAGCGGTTCGTGAGTCCACGACCCGGGAGCCGTCATGGCGGCAGAAGGGGCAGTGCACGTGACCGACCTCCAGGTGATCGCTTGACCGACACCTTGGAGACTAAACGCCAGCCGCGTCACACCGCAAGCCTCAGACACCCTGGTACAGCACCAGGCTCTCAGGAGACCGGCACGACGAGACGCTGCC includes the following:
- the nrdR gene encoding transcriptional regulator NrdR, which codes for MHCPFCRHDGSRVVDSRTAEDGTSIRRRRQCQHCGRRFTTLETASLSVRKRSGAVEPFSRDKVMVGVRRACQGRPVSDDDLALLAHKVEEEVRASGQALVDSHEVGLAILGPLRELDQIAYLRFASVYSSFESLEDFEAAIAKLRQVGSQD